The window atgtctgctaaatgcTAAAACGTCAAAGGCTTCctgtttcctatgtagtgcactacttctgaccaggggacaaaagtagtgcactatttatggAATCGATATGATTGTAGTAACATTTTGGCGTAGTCAGGTGTCTATCCTGGTATGGTTGTAGACCTCATTTGGGCGgaagcgtagcctagtggttagagtgttggactagtaactgaaaggttgcaagttcgaatccccgaacaaatctgtacaaatctgtcgttctgcccctgaacaaggcagttaacccactgttcctagaccagttaacccactgttcctagaccagttaacccactgttcctagaccagttaacccactgttcctagaccagttaacccactgttcctagaccagttaacccactgttcctagaccagttaacccactgttcctagaccagttaacccactgttcctagaccagttaacccactgttcctagaccagctaacccactgttcctagaccagttaacccactgttcccagaccagttaacccactgttcccagaccagttaacccactgttcccagaccagttaacccactgttcccagaccagttaacccactgttcccagaccaggtaacccactgttcctagaccagttaacccactgttcctagaccagttaacccactgttcctagaccaggtaacccactgttcctagaccagttaacccactgttcccagaccagttaacccactgttcccagaccagttaacccactgttcccagaccagttaacccactgttcctagaccagttaacccactgttcctagaccagttaacccactgttcctagaccagttaacccactgttcctagaccagttaacccactgttcctagaccagttaacccactgttcctagaccagttaacccactgttcctagaccagttaacccactgttcctagaccaggtaacccactgttcctagaccaggtaacccactgttcctagaccagctaacccactgttcctagaccagctaacccactgttcccagaccagttaacccactgttcccagaccagttaacccactgttcctagaccagttaacccactgttcccagaccagttaacccactgttcctaggccgtcattgaaaatacgaatttgttcttaactgacttgcagagttaaataaagttaaaaatataataataatttaaagacCTCTGCTCATTTATCTTTCCTTTTATATAATATTTAGATTGGAATGCAGTCTTTCTGTGGTACTTTCCCACAGATCTCCTCGTCCTTTGACACTATGGATCCGTTTGGGACAGGCCAGGTGCTGCCCCCTCTGCAAGTTCCCCAACCCACCCCTCAGACCACCCTCGTCGCTCCGCTGAAGAAGCCCCCCAAGTGGGTTCGTAGGCCCGTAGGAGCCTCATTCGCTGTAAGTGCAATGTACTTGACCTTTTTTTAAtacacactttttttgtatttcagaaGGTAAATAACATCAGTGAATGCCTATTGTGAGGAACCCCAATATGTTTAAGCAGTAAGGCATGACAACCCGTGGATTATGGTGGAAACATGCGGTTAAAGTCTATTCTTAGGCATGACAACCCGTGGATAATGGTGGAAAACACACGGTTAAAGTCTATTCTTAGGCATGACAACCCGTGGATTATGGTGGAAACACACGGTTAAAGTCTATTCTTAGGCATGACAACCTGTGGATTATGGTGGAAACATGCGGTTAAAGTCTATTCTTAGGCATGACAACCTGCGGATTATGGTGGAAACATGCGGTTAAAGTCTATTCTTAGGAATGACGTAAAGTGCTACTCTTTGGTCACGCTCTACTCTTAAAGGGACAATAAGTGCTTATGACAAGTCTTACAATGTATTATAACTGCATCATAGtaatagtaccccccccccccccccccatcctcttcTCCTTGTAGTTTGGTGGGAAGCTGATCACCTTTGAGAGTCCTAAGGCTCCAGTCCAGAGCCCACAGCCCGTCCCTGTCCCCAGGCAGGTGTTTGTGAGCCAGGTCACCACGGAAACAGAGCTCCTTCAACGTTCCAGAGAGCTGCAGGCTGCTCTGCAATCTGGATCCTTGTCAGACTACTGCCAGGCCAAGATCCACAAGGCCCCCACAGACTCTGAACAGGACATATGGAGGTTTCTCCTGGTAGGTGTTATCACACTGCACAGTGGCACGAAAGGTTCATTTTAAAGGAATAATGGACGATTTTGGCAATTAAGCAACTTTTCTACATACCCCAGGGTCAAACAATGTAACATTATAGAGACAGTgtgacatttttgtcatttaatcCCTTTTCTACTCACCCAGAGTCATATGatctcatggataccattttttgCCTCTGCATGTGGTTTTGAAGGTAGTTTCGGAAgccattgctaactagcgttagcacaatgactggaagtctcctGGAACTGTTAGCATGCTAAAATTAGTATCCATGAATTGATCTGACCCTCGTTAAGTAGAAAAGTTGCTTCATtgccaaaatgtttttaaaaaagtcCAGTTATCTGTGAcatctgtgtccctgtctgtccttCTGACTGGACAGTAGTAGGACTCACAGAACACCTATGGAGATGGCGCATTTCCATGAACAGTAGGCTTCTCTGTACAATGTATTTGGATAGAAAGGCACTCAGGAGCCAAGACCGACATATGATGAACACCAAGTTCTGCAAGTGTTGTTTAGGTTTCTAATGTTGTCCACCTCCTGATGTTTGCAGGTCAACTTTGAAGATGAAGCCCGGGTCAAATTCCTGAGACTTTTGGGTTTCAGCAAAGAGGATTTAGAGAGGAAGATATCCACCTGCTTGGGGAAGAACCTGCAGCCTAACGGACACGGAGTGGATGCCAACGATCTGGCTGAGAAGATACAGCTGCTCTCTACTCAGGTCAGTCCAGGAACAAACCTCTTCATAGCCCATTCTCTTTTATAGTAGTCCTACTTCTCGTCTAGACTGCAGTTCTTCCACCGTCCACTAGAGGGCAGTGACTAGTTTCCGAAGTGATATGTGGTCTCTGTTCATAACAACATGAATCCTGTCACCTTTTTTATATTATTATCACCACCAACCTTCCATAAAAGTACGTTGTCCTCGTTTCGTTTCCAGAGGTCAGAAGAATCCGGGGATGAGGTTGACTCCACCAAGACTCCGGGTTCATCCTCGCCCTCTGACTTTTTCAGTCAGATCCCACCACAACCACAAGACAAGGAGAAGAAGATCAGCTTCCCGATCCCTGTCTCAGCAGGTACTGCTAGTCTTCTGTTCAGTATCCCAGCAGTAGGATGTAACTTCAGCTCTCTCTTCCTGTGAAATCTAAACAGTACGGACTGGTTTCCCGGACACATAACAAATAGAATGTTCAACGTAAAACCTTCTTTTTTTGTCTTAATATGAATCTGTTGTCCTGGTAACTGGCCCTGTGTATGACTGTAACTCTCCCGTATCTCATTCAGTTGCTTTATGCTCCTGTTGTATTAGATGCAGATGGTCTGATCAGCCAGGCTCTGCTGGTGGGAAACTTTGAGGGAGCGGTGGATCTGTGTCTGAACGAGGGGCGCTACGCTGAGGCCATCCTGCTGGCGATCAGTGGAGGACAGGAGCTACTGCAGAAGACCCAGCAGACATACCTGGACGAGCAGAGGAACAGCATCTCTATGGTAAGACAGGGGGGACCAGCATCTCTATGGTAAGACGGGGGGGGGGACATACCTGGACGAGCAGAGGAACAGCATCTCTATGGTAAGACGGGGGGGGGCATACCTGGACGAGCAGAGGAACAGCATCTCTATGGTAAGACAGGGGACATACCTGGACGAGCAGAGGAACAGCATCTCTATGGTAAGACGGGGGGGGACATACCTGGACGAGCAGAGGAACAGCATCTCTATGgtaagacggggggggggggggcatacctGGACGAGCAGAGGAACAGCATCTCTATGGTAAGACAGGGGACATACCTGGACGAGCAGAGGAACAGCATCTCTATGGTAAGACAGGGGGGACCAGCATCTCTATGGTAAGACAGGGGGACATTTGGGACTTACCCTCACGGCTATTTTGATTTATATCATATTTGTATGACTTGATTACTAGCTAGCAAAGTTACTTTAGTTCAGAATATAGTTATTTTATATCAACAGTGCAAAATAATCTGATTTTACTGAGTCCGCATGAATACATACAACCTGGTTAAGTTTACTATCGACCGTCCTCAGCTGATCTCATCCGTGGTGACCCAGAACTGGGGAGACATCGTGCAGAGCTGTGCCTTGGAGAACTGGAAGGAGGCTCTCGCTGCTCTCCTAACCTACGCTCACCCCAAAGAGTTTGCTCATCTGTGTGGTAAGAACAAGATGTTGAGGATCGTAAACAAAGGCATCAGTAAACCCCGGCTTGCTTTTACCTTGAGTTCAGCACTTATTTCTGCAAGTCACTAGAAATCTATTTCAGAAAAGAGACCTGATTGTACCTGATGGTCTCTTCTACTTCCTGTtcctaacccctccctccctttctcctggTAGGACTATAACTGATCTCTCTGCTGTGTAGCTCTTCTGCTTCCTGTtcctaacccctccctccctttctcctagTAGGACTATAACTGATCTCTGTTACATCTTCTATctaacctctcctcctctctctccctctcctccttgctctcccaccctctcctgGTACTGTAGAGACCCTGGGGTCGCgtctggagggggagaggacagagaaacgCTGTCTGCAGGCATGTCTCTGTTACATTTGCTCTGGGAACATTGAGAAACTAGTGGAATGCTGGGCCCTGCAGAGGGACTGCTCATCTCCCCTGGTTTTAGAGGTAAGAaatctttttttaatttttatatctatctatatatttatCCTTAATTTAACCATGGAAGTCACTTTTCCAAGTGAACCCAAGCGTTATGATGATGTGATCTGATAACTGGCCACAGATACCATCTGTATTGACGTGGTAGTAACCAGATGGTAACATTATGTCGTCTGTGTGATTGACCTCCAGGACTTGGTAGAGAAGATGATGGTTCTGCGTAAGTCTGTGGAGCGTCTGAGGAACAGCGAGGTGGCTGTACAGAGTCCTATCCTGGCTGACAAGCTGACTCACTACGCTGGTCTCCTAGCTTCACAAGGCAGCCTGGCTACAGCCCTGTCCTACCTGCCAGACACCTCAGACCAGGTAAACAcaacctcccactcctcttcagaTACCTTATCAACCAGGACGTGTTTTAAATGTGTCCTCGTGTTCCAAAGAcactgtgttttctctctcctggATCGTGTTCAGACCTGCAGTTTAATATGTAAGTTGTGCTTCGTTGATCTTGCCTGGTGAAAGAGAACTTAATGTTGTTGTCGTccagaaagtttttttttttcctACCATCTGTTACTCCAGAGGGCTGTACTGCagagcaggatcaatgagttagccagcttaCTTTGATAAACAACCAGAAATTACTACACATTTTCTGGTTCATTAACAAAGCTAAACATCCATGTGTTCTTGGCTGTTGAGTCAATAAAACCATGCctaaaatattattatttattattattattattattgtggttTTTTTGATAAGCTTGAAATGGGCAAGTTAGCCTGCTAACTCCCTGGTTTATAGTTTACCCCCTCAGGCAGGCTGACGCATCAAACTGTTTGGTTTCCAGTACTATTTATAACTGTGTTGTTCTGTGGTGTTTGTCTTCCTGCAGGCTTGCATCATGATGATGAGAGACCGGCTGTTCCACgcccagggagagggaggagctgCAGGGGGGCAACAGCCCCCACCGTTCCCTTACAACAGAGTCAGGGTGACTGGCGGCGACCCTGCCCCTGCTCAGGCCCCTGCTGCCCCCGTCCAAGCACAACCACCAACACAGACACCGGTATTTAGGAATGAATGCATTTTATTTGACACTTTTGCCTCAGCTTTGAGAATgcaacaataaacacacacaaaaatgatTGAGGATTATAAAACACAAAGTAAACAGATCTATTTCCATTGATTTATACATCGATGAATCTAATCTCCACTTGAAGATATCATAGCAGTTGCTAGAGTTCATGTTGTGAAACATCAGCTTGGTATATTGTTATTCTctcgtgtgtgtttctgtggctGCGTTCCAGTCTACTGTtgaagtagttcactataaagggaataaggcACCGGCTGTGTGTAAATGATGTTCCTCTCCAGGGGCCCTACCAGCCTCCTCTTCCTGTGATGTCAGTGGGTGGCCAGCCTCCTCCTCCTGTGATGTCAGTGGTTGGCCAGCCTCCTATGACGACAGTCTTCACTCCTCAAGCTGCTGCTCTCTCCAGAGGGCCACCTCCTCCTTCCTATGGCGGTCTGCCAccctcctcccctgctcctccaccTAGTGGGCTGCCACGTACAGGACTACGGCCAGCCTACCCTCAACATCCTGCCACTGCCCCAGGTAGGCACTCTCCCTCCGTCCAGGGCCGTGTTCAGCAGGTTCTGtctggaactgaccctgtgtgTAGTATGCTTACTGACTTCATCTTGTTGTTTTTCTAtcctgtgtttttgttctaccgtGTTATTTTTAGTGCTACATTTGATATTGattgttgtattgttgggttttgagcttgtaagaaaggcatttcactgtatcaaatcaaatttatttataaagcccttcgtacatcagctgatatctcaaagtgctgtacagaaacccaacctaaaaccccaaacagcaaacaatgcaggtgtagaagcactgtacTTGTGTATGTGACATTGAAACGTGTTTGTTCTACATaatatatttctatctgaacgtaatATACAAGCTGTGCCCTGCTGAACCAGGTACTACTCTGTCACCTGCCAGACACTACTCCAGACTGGTCTTGATGTAacatgtctgtctcctgtctgctcaGGGTTCTCTCCACTCCAGCCATTCCAGCCACAACAGCATCCCATGTCTGCAGGACTAGGTGGCCCCGGCCTCTCTGCCTTCCCTCCAGGACCTGCTATGCCAGGCTCCAGCCT is drawn from Oncorhynchus kisutch isolate 150728-3 unplaced genomic scaffold, Okis_V2 Okis04b-Okis11a_hom, whole genome shotgun sequence and contains these coding sequences:
- the LOC109878113 gene encoding protein transport protein Sec31A-like isoform X5; translated protein: MHCSGMLWHPEVATQLVLASEDDRMPVIQMWDLRFATSPLKVLENHTRGLLSIAWSQADPELLLSSAKDNRILCWNPNTGEVIYELPTTNQWCFDIQWCPRNPALLSAASFDGWISVYSVMGGSLEAQQQSRADQISSSFDTMDPFGTGQVLPPLQVPQPTPQTTLVAPLKKPPKWVRRPVGASFAFGGKLITFESPKAPVQSPQPVPVPRQVFVSQVTTETELLQRSRELQAALQSGSLSDYCQAKIHKAPTDSEQDIWRFLLVNFEDEARVKFLRLLGFSKEDLERKISTCLGKNLQPNGHGVDANDLAEKIQLLSTQRSEESGDEVDSTKTPGSSSPSDFFSQIPPQPQDKEKKISFPIPVSADADGLISQALLVGNFEGAVDLCLNEGRYAEAILLAISGGQELLQKTQQTYLDEQRNSISMLISSVVTQNWGDIVQSCALENWKEALAALLTYAHPKEFAHLCETLGSRLEGERTEKRCLQACLCYICSGNIEKLVECWALQRDCSSPLVLEDLVEKMMVLRKSVERLRNSEVAVQSPILADKLTHYAGLLASQGSLATALSYLPDTSDQACIMMMRDRLFHAQGEGGAAGGQQPPPFPYNRVRVTGGDPAPAQAPAAPVQAQPPTQTPGPYQPPLPVMSVGGQPPPPVMSVVGQPPMTTVFTPQAAALSRGPPPPSYGGLPPSSPAPPPSGLPRTGLRPAYPQHPATAPGFSPLQPFQPQQHPMSAGLGGPGLSAFPPGPAMPGSSLSGPPLPPFSAPGGLPTMPSPGPPPSGFTPTSLPSGPMPPSYQQPGAPVGMYPPGGSHLHSQGPPAGPPSGPYPPLGPGYPQGGPGAPAVKSFSAPSVAPPPTGYFPWLSTPLVDDDEGQDGWNDPPAVRGGSRKKKVVPDNYTPPAPITAPVMGGFPMEGHHHQPQGQQGHDPSHTQQFPPGAPQEPNVQLLQALPAERVEQREIPTEHMVLKQTFDSLVQRCQLAAQDPQTKRKLEDASKRLGYLYDKLREQTLSNNILGGLHEISRCVAGQNYQRGLEVHTAVVTSSNFSEIQAFMPILKVVMTIANKLGV